A window of the Arenibacter algicola genome harbors these coding sequences:
- the fsa gene encoding fructose-6-phosphate aldolase translates to MKFFIDTANLAQIKEAQELGVLDGVTTNPSLMAKEGITGRNNILKHYVDICNIVDGDVSAEVISTDFKGMIKEGEELAELHEQIVVKVPMIKDGIKAIKYFTDKGIRTNCTLVFSCGQALLAAKAGAAYVSPFIGRLDDISTDGLNLISEIRHIYDNYEFETQILAASVRHTMHVIDCAKIGADVMTGPLSAIEGLLKHPLTDSGLAKFLEDYQKGN, encoded by the coding sequence ATGAAGTTCTTTATTGACACCGCTAATTTAGCACAGATAAAAGAAGCCCAGGAATTAGGAGTATTGGACGGGGTAACCACAAATCCTTCCCTAATGGCCAAAGAAGGCATTACCGGAAGAAACAATATTTTAAAGCACTATGTGGATATCTGTAATATTGTAGATGGTGATGTATCCGCCGAGGTGATTTCCACCGATTTTAAAGGTATGATCAAGGAGGGTGAGGAATTGGCAGAATTGCATGAGCAAATCGTAGTTAAAGTTCCTATGATAAAGGACGGTATAAAAGCTATAAAATATTTCACTGATAAGGGAATAAGAACCAACTGTACCTTGGTATTTTCCTGTGGACAGGCTTTGTTGGCTGCTAAGGCTGGTGCTGCTTATGTTTCTCCCTTTATAGGTAGATTGGACGATATTTCAACCGATGGTCTAAACTTGATATCTGAGATTAGGCACATATATGATAATTATGAGTTTGAAACCCAAATATTGGCTGCTTCGGTAAGGCACACTATGCATGTGATTGACTGCGCCAAAATTGGAGCGGATGTTATGACCGGACCTTTGTCAGCGATTGAAGGTCTTTTAAAACACCCTTTAACGGATAGTGGTCTGGCCAAGTTTTTGGAAGACTATCAGAAAGGCAACTAG
- a CDS encoding SDR family oxidoreductase gives MEHRVVLVTGGSSGIGKSIGIYLKSQGFKVYGTTRKVANHPNFTDFELLELDVRNPESIGNAISELMAKEGRLDVLVNNAGIGITGPIEETPHAEILKAFDTNFNGPLHMSKAVLPHMRRQEKGLIINITSIAGYMGLPYRGLYSASKGALELVTEALRMEVKGFGVNITNLAPGDFATNIASGRYHAPILEDSPYKESYGSTLKMMNEHVDSGKDPILVAHMVFKIINTKNPKVHYKVGEFMQKFSLFLKKILPDKVYEKLLMNHYKL, from the coding sequence ATGGAGCATAGGGTTGTACTGGTTACCGGAGGTTCTTCGGGAATTGGAAAATCGATCGGGATATATTTAAAATCACAGGGTTTTAAAGTTTACGGAACAACAAGGAAGGTTGCCAATCATCCCAATTTTACCGATTTTGAACTTTTGGAATTGGATGTAAGAAATCCGGAAAGTATAGGAAACGCTATTTCTGAGCTAATGGCAAAGGAAGGTAGGTTGGATGTTCTTGTAAACAATGCCGGTATTGGAATTACAGGTCCTATAGAGGAAACACCACACGCTGAAATTTTAAAGGCATTCGATACCAATTTTAACGGACCGTTACACATGTCGAAGGCTGTTTTGCCACACATGAGGCGTCAGGAAAAGGGTTTGATCATCAATATTACATCTATTGCGGGTTATATGGGTTTACCGTATAGGGGATTGTATTCTGCCAGTAAAGGAGCCTTGGAACTGGTTACGGAGGCCCTGAGAATGGAGGTCAAAGGATTTGGAGTGAACATTACCAATTTGGCCCCTGGAGATTTTGCTACCAATATAGCCTCTGGCCGTTACCACGCCCCAATTTTGGAGGACTCGCCCTACAAAGAATCTTATGGCAGTACCTTGAAAATGATGAACGAGCATGTGGATAGTGGTAAAGATCCCATATTAGTGGCCCATATGGTTTTTAAAATAATAAATACAAAAAACCCTAAAGTGCATTATAAGGTAGGGGAGTTTATGCAAAAGTTCTCATTGTTTCTAAAAAAAATATTACCGGACAAAGTATATGAGAAACTCTTGATGAACCATTATAAATTGTAA